The segment GATGTGTGGCTAGTTTGTGAGGTGAGGTAAGGAGCTGTAAGGAGATCTGGGGATTCTGGAGTTGAAAGCAAACAAATTAAGTCCAAATTTTAAACCATCACTAATACAATTGGGTAATTTACTTATTTGGTGCTGTATCTTGGTATTACTTGaaccaaaatatttcagcataTGGCACTTGGCATATTTTAAAGCCCCTGGAGTGTTGGGAATATTTTAGAGGGAAAGATAACAAATCTTGAACAATGTACAGTCAAAATAGAATAAAAGGAGTCGGTTGAAGTGTTTGAGGTCAGCCAGGTACACACGTGTAATTATTTTCTCCAGATCTGCATTAGAGTCGATgaactaatttaaaaaaaaaatgtagtgaGATTTTGGGGAATCTGCTCTACTTGAAACAAGAGTCCTTGTTCTGTGCAAATTGTGTTCCTCTGGGCTGCTGTGGCCCTGACCTCTTCCTCTAGCCCACAGGAATCCTTGGATGAGCTCCAGCATGGCCTTTGTCATAGAAGTGAATTTCCTGTAAAGATGCAAGTCCTTGTCTCTACCAACACATATAATTTACTGTGTGATTACCAAATTGTAGGAATTATGCCAAACAAGTGATGTATTTCTCCATTCTGTCAACTGATGACTTGGACTTctgtgactttttttcccctggataTAAACTGTGGAGAATGTCAGCGGTACCACCTAAGAGGTGGAATTTTCTGCTGCCTCTCTTCATGTTTCTGATCCATTGGCAAAGAGTTCACAGCCTTTTCCTAAGGAGAAATTCACCATCATTTGTGGTTAATCACAGCCTTAAAGCCAACAAATAAGAAGCCCATTTGCTAATAGTCCTAATTTCTTTGAGGGGTAATGCACTACTGCCTTCAGGCTTTGCTCCCTGGTGTTCATGTTTGAGAGGGCAGGGGAAGTGCAGAGGCAGCTCCATAAACTTAAAAGACTGAGTCAAAACTCAGTggtctgctgctgcttccttttgGTTGTCTGTGTTGGGTTGATTGACCACTTCTGGAAACATTAAGAAATGTCAATGAAACAGAAATGGGAAATTTCTCAATAAAAAATGTAGCTATAGTCTCTCTAATATGAGAGGTGGGGGGTAGGGTCTGGGAAGATTCTGTGAAATTAGATTTTGGTCTTGTCTCTTTGAAACGGGATGAAAAGTTTCCCAGGTAGTTTGTCTGCTTTAATACCTGACACTAAGCTGAATAAAAAAGTTCATTTAGACAGGTTGCTAAAGGGATAAATTTGCTTATGGCAGTTGTAACACAGCACATATAGCTGAGGGCTCTCAGCCACGGATCCTGGAGTCTGGGAAGATGAAAGTGCTTTGGAAAAAttgagtatttttttcctccttatggTAACTTGAAACAGACTTTACTTTTTAGCCAGAAGGCTTTATGCAACATATGCCTTAGTGTCCCTGCCAGCTTCCTGAGGTCAGCTTTtagaagggaaagaagggaagTTTAATGTCACagtcctttcttttctttgaatgGAAAAGTTTGAAGATCATGACATGTGAAACACACAAGATATTTTTCTCTGGCAAGATAATATGATTGTGTAAACCTGCCCCTGTCTTTACTGCACTGGCAGCCTGTTGGGGGAGAAGGAAATACTAAATCTTTATCAGACTGTTGGTGTTAGTGGAAACAAGCATTTTAAAGTAACAAGCCCCAGGACAATTGTGTCATCTTGATCTATGTTTAATATCTAATAGAGAAACAGTAATAACCATCATGAAAGGGTTCACACTCAGTGCTGCTCTTCCTCAGTGTTTACAGTATTCCTTCTGGGGAGGACCAGGACAATTGGGATTTTCATGCCAGCTAACAcctggggaagggagaggagcaAAAAGCCCTTGGATGTTTGCATGCTAATGGAGCATCTGCCTTGAAGGTCCTTGTGGCTGTTAACACAAGGAATTGGGAAATAGAAGGGTACTTTGCACTTGGGCTTTTATTCCCTCGAATAATGAAAACTTCTGTGCTTGCTCAGCTTAAAGGAGGAGTTTCCTATCTGGTATGAGAAACTGGTCCTGGAAATAGTCCACCACAACACTGTGTCATTGGAAAAGTTGGTGGATGCAGCTTGGTTGGAGATCATGACCAAATTCGCAGTGGGTGAAGAGTGTGACTTTGAGGTAAGGATATGTTTTCCATTTTATCCTGTGCTTCTGCATAGGGTTAATTCCAGATAGCTAAAGGTAAGAGATGGGAAGAATATGTTAGCCACTCAAGTTATTAGAAGGATGTGAAAATTTATTCTCTATAGAATCCCAGTGACAGCACCTGCTTTTGGATGGAAAATGGTTCTGTAGGCCATACttctggtggaaggtgtccctgtccatggcagggattTGGAACGGGACGGTTTTTAGGGGCcctccaactcaaaccattccaggatccTGAAATAATAGCAAGCAAAAAATGACTAATATGGGTGTGCATGGGAAACAGATAAAATTGTTATATTGCTTAAATATGTGATGATCtgtttatatataaatacattatttaattagaagaaattaaaaattatcatCTGTCATAATCTTTTCACTTGACACATTGCCAGAAGGAACAGTACTCTGAAACAAATGGAGCCTGAAGTCAAAGCTTTTAAATCTCTAAAAAAACCATAAAGATCTGAAAATTCCCTCTAAAACTGGGAATGTTGCTGAAAAGTCCAACTTTTTGAAAATGGGGAGGAGTTAATGTTGTGTGTGGCCAATGTTTAAGACATAGTCTCTAAACTGGGGTTGCTGAGAACACACTTGCTCATTATGCACATACTGTGTCCTTAGGCTGAGAATGCAGCATTGGAAAACACCATAGATTGGGAGTTTTGCTTTTAGGTCATCTTAGCTggtatttttcccttcttcatAGTGTTAAAGCCCGTTAGCTCACCTGTTTTGTTCAAGTTCAATCTTTATTAATATTTCTGTGCAGGTTGGTAAGGAGAAAATGTTGCCAGTAAAAGTTGTGAAAATGCATCCCCTGGAGAAAGTTGATGAAGAGGCCTCGGAAAAAAAATCTGACGGAGCTTGTGATTCTCCGTCTAGTGACAAGGAGAACTCCAGCCAGGCAGCCCAGGACAACCAGAAGGAAGCTATGCTGAAGGAGGATGACAGCAGGAGGGATAGTATGAGTAAGTAGAGAGACAGCATGGCAGTAGGTAGCACCTGGCAGTGAGTGTTGGAGTTTGCTCAGTAATCAAATTTACATCTCGGTGCTGGGCTGTTAATGGCTAAACAGTGTTATATGGTGAAAATCCAGAAGTTATCCTTCTTAGTGGTTAATTTTTGGGGCATCAGTGCTGTTGTCTTTCAGCTGTTCTTGCctgatttaaaggaaaaaatgtgctGTCATTCTAAGGTGTAATACCAAAAGCAATGCATGAAATGTATAAACATCTAAAGTATAACaagtgtatttaaaaaaacagttaGGGGAACAGCAAAGGTTCGTTCAGAATTATAAAATTCTGCTGCAGTGCTCATCCTCAGTGGAAACCTCCCTGCTTCTAAAGTGTGTTATTTTGGAGTCAGAGACAAGCTCTAATTCTCTTTGTCCCCAGTTATAATAAAaaaggagggtttttttatttttagtttattcTCTTTCCAGTTTTCATATGTTtagataaaatattattttttccctgacaGTTCGAAATAAAGCATCCTTTAAAACCTTTTTCCTCTTTCGTATGCTCTTCCTGGTGCAGAAATAAGTAGTGCTGTCCAAAAAACAACTAACCCCCCCTGAAAAaaagacacacaaaaaaaaaaaaaaaaccaaaaaaaacaaatcccaaacaaacaCATTTTGTCCTGTCCTTATTAAAATGGAATTATAAGATTCTTTAAAACAGATTACAAAAAGTGTTTTCAAACAAACCTATCCCAATCCCACAATGTAGTTCTAACCTTGAGAGCTTTATTTTCAAGTCTCATAAATGAATAAACTGTTGGCATTTGTAAATAGTGACTCCAGCATTCAGGAAAGCTGTGTAATCCCCTCTAATGTGGGAAAGAGGAAACTTTGAAAATAGCCCAGCAAGAAAATAGTGAAGTCAGGAGCGGAAAAGAAGTCATACCAAGGTCTAGTCCTGAGCTTAAAAATTGTCAGCTGTTTTTGATGGGTACTGTTATGAGCTGTTCTGATTTCATTGTACTGTTCTTTGTAATCAGGAAGCAAAAAAAGGTGTTTCAGAAACAATCTGGCCTTATACACATCACTGGAAACAGGGGTTGGGCTTGGAGAGGGGCTAATgatgctttatttatttatacatgtatttttattgAGTGGTGATTCTCTTGAGATGCCACATAAGAGGCGTGGGAAGTACCTTTTACTTCATAAATGCTTAGTGATCAAATTTACAGCAGCAATTTTGGATTTGGATGTTTAAAAAAGATTTACCATGATCCTTTGGGCATGGGTGTGTGGTAttccagcagctgtgggaagcaCTCCAAGATTGTATACTGCAAGGAATGAGGGTTCCTGCTCTTGTTTCAGTCCCTGACTCAGTTGGTTCTGGCCTGTATGTAGTCACCTCTGGAAGCTGGGACTGTCCTCCCCTTCCTGGGAAAGATGAACCTAAACATTTTCCACTTCAAGGTGCTGGCAGAGTCATAACCTAAGCAGTAAACAtgcattcttttatttcttttccttgtacATATGCTGTTACTAAAAGGCTATTTTATTGCTAATGCTTTTATATTCTGGGTTATAACAGAAAATAGGGTCATAGTAACATCATTGACACAAATTCATCCAGAGTGAATATAATTATGTAGCATTTCTTACAGTTATACTGCAGACTACGGAAGTAGGAAATGTTGAGTTGCATTCACAGAGGCTGGGGGTTTCCGGCGACACTGACCTGGACTTTTTCTCTCTAATAATGGTCACATGTGGCCACATGATGTGGGTTGAAGTCACTACACTAGAGTGAGTAACTGGAAGCAGTAACAAGCTCTGTATAACTGTGATGTAGGAGCTCTGTGTGCCTGTGCACGCAAGAGGGGACAGAGCAAACCTTGGCAGTTCTATTAATACTTGTGTCAAACTTGCTGGTTTTGTTGGAGGAGGAATGAAGTAGAGAAAGGTAGTTTCAGTCTCTCTGCTTAGGAGTCTACTTTCATTCAGAAACTAAAAATACAGCATTATACCAGCTTTGTTGCATCATTTGTGTTTGAAGTGACTTTATATTTTTAGTTGCTATGAGAATGAACTCTGGAAGATCTGCCAGAGCAAGGAAAGTCTAGATTGTCATGAAAATTGATGGTGAATTGCTGAAGGATGGTTCTGTAGCTTGAGCCGGACTTGGAACCTGTACTACTCTGGACAATCCGATATAAAGTGAATACAGGAGACAACACAATATAGATGATTTAGAAATACAGAATCACCTgtgttgaaagggaccttaaagatgctCTTATTCCAGcccccctgctatgggcagggacaccttccactagactatTTTCCTAAGAGCTTCATCCACGTGGCTTTGAACTCTTCCAGTAGGAAGAGTTGTAATAAATGTATGTTTTATTACAATAGAATGCAACAATAAATGAAgttggctttttaaaattaacttcagGATGGAATGGATAATAATTTCTTACTGACCCAAATATCCAGGTGCTGTTTGATGGAATCTAGACAGTAAATCACAAAAGAAGAGGTCACTTGGGTTTATACCATGTTAGGTATAATGATACTGGAGCTTCAGTGCTCTTTTACGTGATTCTGAGATCTGTATTCTTAAGTTTTATTTAGGTGTAACATCTACTTTGATTCTCTATGTATTTAGTAGATTATTACTCTCATCCCTCATGCTTGCtttattgttttatttgaatcctaggaagaaattctttcctgtgagagtggtgagcccctggcacaggttgcccagaatAGCTGTGCCTGCCCAATCCCtagaagtgtccaagaccaggttgggcagggcttggagcatgctggtctagtggaaggtgtctctggtcTAATGAAAGGGggagtggaatgagatgagctttaaggtctcttccaactcacactattccatgattctgtggtagccacaaacataaaaatatttggagATTGCTTTCTTAAGACAAAACCAAGTCAGCAATTCCTGCCATGGAACTATTTCAAAGAAGCAAGGGCTATTTGAGGTGTTCCCTTAGAAGGTTTAGTGGTTGGATTATATCTCCCCTTCATAAACCTTATAGACGTTTTCTACCTTTGTGTAGGTGGTTGCAGCTTACTGTCTGCAGAGAGATGGGTTTAAATGAAGATGGTCCTTTGTACTCTTTGAAGATAGGTGTTACCTCCTTAGTTCAGAGCTGGTCTGGGCCTCCATTCCCAGCCTGTATCTTCCAGCTATTTCTAAAACCCATTTGGGTTATATTCCTAATGTTCTAGTTCAACCAAACACTGTACAGATAGCAAGAAGTAGGATGCCCCATCCAGTggtggtttggattttttaacctttcttttttttactgtaataaTAAGACAGTGTCTCACCTTCTTTTATCAGATGATCGAGCACGTAGGTCTCCTCGAAAGCTTCCCACTTCAttgaagaaggaagaaaagaagtggGTCCCACCTAAATTCCTGCCACACAAATATGATGTCaaactgaaaaatgaagatAAGGTGAGTTGTCTGCTTGAGTCCTTTCTAGTGCTGCCCTCAAAGAGTACTATGTGCAGAGGTGCTCCTTTggtctcaggaaaaaaatcaaacatgaGTATGTAAAAGCTTTAAAGTCAGTAGCAAGCACAAGCTGGAGGAAGGTCAGAGATAAAACAGTGGGCTTTGGCAAAAAATCTGCATCATAAACTCATGGGTTTTAACTGTTTTGGCTATCTGATTCTCCTACCAATCTCTGTATGTCTCGGTTCTGTCTTTCCAAGAGAGCTTTGAATGAGCAAAGAGTTTTTGGACATGAAGCAGTACAATGATCCTAGTTCCTTATAGGCATATGATCTGTATTGATAATGTGGTTAGAAGTTAATCATTAACAGTGTGTCTATTTGTTATCTCCAAGATCATCAGCAACGTTCCAGCAGATAGCTTAGTCCGTACAGAACGTCCTCCCAACAAGGAGATCCTGAGGTACTTTATTCGTCACAATGCGCTACGTGCTGGCACGTGTGAGAATGCCCCGTGGGTTGTGGAGGATGAGTTAGTGAAGAAGTACTCTCTCCCCAGTAAATTCAGTGACTTCTTGCTTGACCCACATAAGGTAAGAATTCACAGAAGTACCTGCTTTGCTTTGCCACCCATTCCTTGGGTCTTGGCAGAGACCTCAGTGTACTGGTTGGGTtttagaatcacaaaatcattaGGGTTGGAAACGCCCTGTAAGATCATCAAACCTAACCCAGcaccaaggccaccactaaaccatgtccccaagtgccaatTCCACATATCTGTTAAATCcagagagaagcagagcaggaaaaccTACTTTTTTGAAGGTTGACCTTTTGAGAGGTGACATGGCTTGAACATCTGGAACAGTGGTCTGCTTAGAAAATTTGAGAtgccttttaatttttccaGTGGTTTGCATTGCTTGTCTATGAGTAAAGACATGATTTCCTGGTGTAAGAGAAATGGGAGAGCTACAGTCTTTATATGGTAGTGTCAGGTATTGGGCCCAAGACCTGGATGCGTGTGACTTCATTAGGCCTGGTCCATGTACAGGGCTGCAATGAGCGATGGCAGATACTACAAATTTAGTACTGAATACATATATAGCATGAATGGGTTCTTCCAGCCCTTAGTGCTAACCAGCCAAGTATAATATTAACCAACTAAATGCTATACCATGAAATGTgctgttttaaaattatcttctgGTGTAGAAAGCACTATTTTGTTCATTCAGTAAATTCACTTTTTTGTAGACTGTCAGGTGTTGTTCTAAAAGTAGAAGATAAATATTTGTtgaggacaagggggaatgactTCAAACTCACACAGAGTAGGTTTAAATTGAATActgggaaaaatttcttccctgtgggggtgatgaggccctggcacaagttgcccagagaaactgtggctgcctcatccctggaagtgtcccaagCCTAGGCTGaacaaggcttggagcaacctggtctagtggtgtccatgcctgtggcaggggttggaatgagatgatctttatggTCCCTCCGAACCCAGGCCATTCTCTGACTGTGATTATGATTGCGGAAGCCTGCTACCCTTAATGCAGTGAGCAATTTCATTAGaaacaaacattaaaacatGGGCAAAAATAATTGCCAGAAAGAGATCTAGGTAACTTTTATTTACCTTTCAATATTAATACAAAATCATTCTTCCTTTAATTTTAGTATATGGCTCTCAATCCCTCAACCAAGAGGAAGAGCTCTCGATCGCCTGACAGAAAGCTTCCTAAGAAATCCAAAGCTGACGGATCTTCACTGGGACAGCCACTGAGTCCAACCCTGTGGTGTCATGTGCATTTGGAAAAATCTATAATTGGCTCTCCGCTGAAGGTGAAAAACTCTAAGAACTCAAATTGTCCTAAAGAGGAGCTGGAAGAGGTGATGAAAATTGTGTCACCTGCTAAACTTGGTTCTAACTTTCACATTCCAAAGAGGAGCCGACTAGGAAAGGGCAACAACAAATCCTTGGACAAAAAGCAAAGAGGCAAAAGGGTTCTGAATGGGCAGAAGTCATCGGGGAAGGCAAAGTCTCCCAGGAAAGGTTTGAAGACCCCCAagatgaaaatgaaacaaatgacACTGCTGGACATGGCTAAAGGTACCACTAAGGTGTCCAGGGCTCCCAGGAATTCTGGAGGCACTCCTGGATCTTCCAGGAAACCCCAGAAACATCTGCCTCCTGCAGCACTCCATCTCATTGCCTactacaaagaaaacaaagaccGGGAAGACAAAAAAAGTGCTCTTTCCTGCATCATCTCCAAAACAGCTCGGCTGCTTTCCAATGAGGACCGTGCTCGTCTCCCCGAGGATTTAAGAGGGTTGGTACAGAAACGCTATGAGCTCCTGGAACACAGGAAGAGATGGGCCACCATGACTGAGGAACAGCGGAAGGAGTACATGaagaagaagagggaaaagctgAAAGAGAAACTGAAGGAAAGAGCAAAGGAGcggaaggagaaggagatgaaggaaaaactggaaaaacagaGGAGATTTGAGGACCAAGATCTGAAAGGGAAGACATTGCCTACTTTTAAATTGGTTGATACTCCAGAGGGGCTTCCTAACACACTTTTTGGGGATGTGGCCATGGTGGTGGAGTTCCTGAGCTGTTACTCAGGGTTATTGATGCCAGATGCTCAGTATCCCATCACAGCAGTGTCCCTGATGGAAGCCCTTTGTGCAGAAAAGGGAGGCTTCCTGTACTTGAACAGAGTACTGGTCATCCTCTTACAGACCCTGCTGCAGGATGAAATTGCTGAGGATTATGCTGAGCTGGGAATGAAACTTTCTGAAATCCCACTTACTCTGCATTCCGCTTCCGAGTTGGTTCGCCTGTGCCTGCGCAAGTCAGATGTGCAAGAGGAAAGCGAGGTCTCAGATAATGTAGATGAAAGTAAGGATTCAGCAGCTTTCGAGGATAATGAGGTACAGGATGAGTTTTTGGAGAAACTGGAGACATCGGAGTTCTTTGAGCTGACTCCTGAAGAGAAATTGCGGATCCTTGGAGCGCTGTGTCACCGGATCCTAATGACGTACTCAGTGCAGGACCATGTGGAGTCCAAGCAGCAGGCCTCGGCTGAGCTGTGGAAAGAGCGCCTGGCTGTCCTGAAGGAGGAGAATGACAAAAAGAGGgcagagaaacagaagagaaaagaaatggtGGCTAAAACGAGGGAGAACGGGAAAGAAGAGCAGATGATGGGaagaaatgagaagaaaaaacacGAAATTATGAAAATAGAGCACCGGGTAGAAATCGAAGCCGATGATATGATCAGTGCTGTGAAGAGCAGGCGCCTTCTTGCCATCCAAGCCAAGAAAGAGAGGGAGCAACAAGAAATACAAATGAGAGGTAAGAAAAATTACCTAGTCAGTAGAGTGTGTGTTGTGGAATAACTTCATGGCAAAAATAACAGCCTGTTTTCATAAGCATTGTCTGATTTTAAGGAATTTGCTCACTGGAGATTTATAATTCATCTCTTGTGGTTCCTGTGGCAGCTTAAACTTtgtaaatttaagaaaaaacaatacctgctttgtcatggtttgacaaTGGCGccatgccagcgcccccatgaaaatgcacttttacaaataattgctgtgagatgtgatcaggaacagagcagagcaggcccaagtttaataacaaagaaaaaactttattaatctactactactataaacacacaaacactaaaTCACGGATGAAGACCtcccaaaacactcctcctcctcccacctaatttccaaacaaacccacgatgagacaccacccaggatcctgatcaagttgccacccttcagataatcaatactcagtctatcaagggagacaggagtctctcctgtgccacagaccccccgggaaacacaactgccacccttgtgtttccatgtcacacatggcaaccgcccggagaaaatctgccatggtgacactctcctttccatgtcacagtgctctcaccaccgtgcatggacagactgctcatagggctcctttaaggatgctttgccaaggaccaagaaaaacaacagttcagtttctcatctcgggactacagtcgCCCCCATTTCCCCTGAGGCCGAGGGTCCAACtacagagatcttcttctcttcttcttttctgaagacagagggcctctccacaccctcttcagctttcctctgttctctccattcctctgttggtggtcactgaaacaggtctcttggcccaccacggcatcaccctaagtgcagcctctggcaagagaatttggttcagtctatggctaacaagaaaagtccagccacaagccactccatcatctccttccactcaaaaatttcctcttccatcatctcagatcccagactgtctctcttctacttcaaatcaaggaggagtaatattttacaaagccttcatttctcagaaaagggttaaaagctcagactccctggacagctgatatctctgcccagcagccgattcccaaggccaagggtgggcaccttccccccccccttctcctccacaCCAGCAAagccggcaaagttacaggtgccatccagactctctgtctcttccctctgcggggggaggaaaggcaaaggCATCTCAGCTTCTCTCCACtcttccgtccacaggagctggctcggttccagtccttcagccccctcggctcacctcgaccaggcctcatggcttcccctcccccacccagccccatggctgggcaggggagatctgcacagcaccctgaccggaaccaaagagagcgagctcttgggagttcctccTTTAacaccctgtgttctcagaggcatatccataccttcagtggtcactccaggtgccaatatccaaacctgaccactgattggtttgacccaacttcctgaaaaaattcacttccatgtcaaaccacgacactgcTTCTAGTTTTTTTTATCTGTGGGTGTCTTTTGTTCAGTACCTTTCTAATTATGGCAGGCCCAGAGAGGTTGGGCAACACATTTTGTTTTGGGAACAGAAGATAACCAAAAATTTGTCTTATGCCCAAACATCATCTGGTTCTTGGGTACAGAGGAGATATTTCCTGCCTAAAATCAGTtcctactgctgctgctgctgaccctgCTGCTGTTCCCATGGTCAGGTTGTTGCCAGCAGCCCTTCTCTCAGATCAGGATTTGGGCAATAAATCTGAGTTTAGTGTTTCTCACTTTAAAGAATTAGTTATGGAGCTGTATAAATATAAACTTTCCACTCAAACCTCTCTAAAGCACGAGTTGCGACACGAGACCTTGTCTCTGTGTAAGTAGTGCTGCTTGAGGAGTGTAGATGTTAAGAGAGAACACTTCAGAATTACAGTTTAGGGGCTTTATTGGTTGTAAATGTGGATTCCAGGTGGACAGAAGTGGACAATGTAGCTCATCTAGGTTGTTAGTTTGCTTCTGAAACAAGTGAGGGATAAGCATCCTTTATGGAGCATGGCTTTTGCACCTTAGCCAGAATGTGGGAGTATCTGTTCTGGGAGACCAAGAATcacggaatggtttggattggaagggaccttaaagttgATAATGGTCCACCCCTGCTTCATGGGCAAGGAcgccttccactagaccagattgccccaagtcccatccaaccttgcctggcacaggttgcccagagaagctgtggctggccTATCCCTGGAAgggtccaaggccaggctgaaaagggcttgaagcaacctggtctaagtgtccctgaccatggcagggttggaacaagatgatctttaaggtgtcttccaacccaaaccattccgtgattctgtgatatgAGGGTTTTTATCCAGGGCTTCTTCAACCCAGTCCATCCTTACAACTTAACTACTACTTCTATATATAGCCAtatgggtgggttttttttggggtgtttttttggttggttggtttttttttttttggttttttttttttttttaagaatgatGGGCAGAAAATAAACTGAAGAGTGTATGGTTGTAAAGAATGTTTattaaaaaccccaataaaactgctttttttacTCCCATGGTATAGTAAAATAAAAGACAATATTGATGTCTGGATACAATAAAGGAAAGCTAATGCTGCTCTTTGCTGATTCTAACAGTGAGGATGGAGaaagaagcagaggaagaaagaatCCGAAGGCAtaaagctgctgctgagaaaACTTTCCAGGATGGAATTGCTAAAGCCAAACTGGTGATGCGCAGGACCCCAATTGGCACTGACAGGAATCACAACAGGTGGGAAAGGAAATGACCATGAGCTTCCATCTCTTCCCTGAGAGAAGGACTG is part of the Anomalospiza imberbis isolate Cuckoo-Finch-1a 21T00152 chromosome 20, ASM3175350v1, whole genome shotgun sequence genome and harbors:
- the BAZ1B gene encoding tyrosine-protein kinase BAZ1B isoform X2, which translates into the protein MAPLLGRKPFPLAKPLPPGEPGELFVIPHTQEAFRTREEYEARLERYSERIWTCKSTGSSQLTHKEAWEEEQEVAELLKEEFPIWYEKLVLEIVHHNTVSLEKLVDAAWLEIMTKFAVGEECDFEVGKEKMLPVKVVKMHPLEKVDEEASEKKSDGACDSPSSDKENSSQAAQDNQKEAMLKEDDSRRDSMNDRARRSPRKLPTSLKKEEKKWVPPKFLPHKYDVKLKNEDKIISNVPADSLVRTERPPNKEILRYFIRHNALRAGTCENAPWVVEDELVKKYSLPSKFSDFLLDPHKYMALNPSTKRKSSRSPDRKLPKKSKADGSSLGQPLSPTLWCHVHLEKSIIGSPLKVKNSKNSNCPKEELEEVMKIVSPAKLGSNFHIPKRSRLGKGNNKSLDKKQRGKRVLNGQKSSGKAKSPRKGLKTPKMKMKQMTLLDMAKGTTKVSRAPRNSGGTPGSSRKPQKHLPPAALHLIAYYKENKDREDKKSALSCIISKTARLLSNEDRARLPEDLRGLVQKRYELLEHRKRWATMTEEQRKEYMKKKREKLKEKLKERAKERKEKEMKEKLEKQRRFEDQDLKGKTLPTFKLVDTPEGLPNTLFGDVAMVVEFLSCYSGLLMPDAQYPITAVSLMEALCAEKGGFLYLNRVLVILLQTLLQDEIAEDYAELGMKLSEIPLTLHSASELVRLCLRKSDVQEESEVSDNVDESKDSAAFEDNEVQDEFLEKLETSEFFELTPEEKLRILGALCHRILMTYSVQDHVESKQQASAELWKERLAVLKEENDKKRAEKQKRKEMVAKTRENGKEEQMMGRNEKKKHEIMKIEHRVEIEADDMISAVKSRRLLAIQAKKEREQQEIQMRVRMEKEAEEERIRRHKAAAEKTFQDGIAKAKLVMRRTPIGTDRNHNRYWLFSDEVPGLFIEKGWVHDSIDYRFTLPHQKKEDLKDYSPGGTKRKSTGSDGRGNKLHRSMLTTDLPAETTTPKQGQNLWFLCDSQKDLDELLDCLHPQGVRESQLKERLEKKYQDITHSIHLARKQNLGLKFCDGNQELLNYLQSDLIEVATRLQKGGLGYVDVTPEYEAKVYSLESLKDFGECVIALQAGVVKKFLQGFMAPKQKRRKHQGEDYIARAEEIDEDKKMAEEAKVASAVEKWKTAIREAQTFSRMHVLLGMLDACIKWDMSAENARCKVCRKKGEDDKLILCDECNKAFHLFCLRPALYEIPDGEWQCPACQPSTARRSSRSRNYAEDSAEDEGEEGEEASDEPDAEEEEEEEEDYEVAGLKLRPRKAARGKQGSMYSLRQGRHQRKKQTLHPVRGPRQRTAPVNSADIDELVLQTKRTARRQNLELQKCEEILSKLIKYRFSWPFREPVTSEEAEDYFEVISNPMDFQTMQSKCSCGNYRSVQEFLSDMKQVFSNAERYNQNGSHVLSCLEKTEQCLIDMVHKHLPGHTYARRKRKKLSARCQGLEEQEGDKPPPDISGAQMELWRKGMKPPLSTGGGLACWPCNRTWVNLSDSSWDSYRPQRGDLAAASALRPFWRLVFYSRPSMASVSCAGLKIAVLTPGRAMWGLGGQPEPCYHHQQSCCTCCLQQTPGAPMIAGVPEWP